The following proteins are encoded in a genomic region of Halomicroarcula saliterrae:
- a CDS encoding PAS domain S-box protein — MRETADVRVIHVDDEPDFADTVADLLEREDDGFTVETATSASQGLNQLADHDVDCIVSDYDMPDQNGIEFLETVRETAPDLPFILFTGKGSEEVAGDAISAGVTDYLRKERGTDQYTVLANRVRNAVERYRAEHARERQRKASETTQEGISILDEDGDFIYVNQAYAELYGYDPEELLGEHWELIYPDDEVEFGRTEILPTVAQEGVWSGETNGRRADGTTFPEDHRVVQTDSGELICSVRDLSAEQALRIERTRFGTLVETLSDPVYVLDETGRFEYVNDALVEMVGYDRGTILGETPALIKSDQAIERAETHLGRLLSSDGPDTVQFTIEIQPEDGPPIPCEDHMGILPYRGDCFEGSVGILRDITEREERERELKQRNQRLDEFASVVSHDLRNPLNVAVGGIDLARSEWDSEHLERAERALDRMEALIEDLLTLARGDETVTELEPVDLAEITEQCWANVETMDATLVADSDCRIYADANRLKQMGENLVHNAIEHGGDDVTVTVGEFDGGFYIEDDGPGIPEDEHDDVFAVGYSTSDGGTGFGLSIVERIVEAHNWELCITDGSDGGARFEVTGVEFVSE; from the coding sequence ATGCGTGAGACGGCGGACGTTCGCGTGATCCACGTCGACGACGAGCCGGATTTCGCCGACACAGTAGCTGACCTCCTCGAACGCGAAGACGATGGATTCACCGTCGAGACCGCAACGAGCGCCAGCCAGGGGCTGAATCAGCTTGCCGACCACGACGTCGACTGCATCGTCTCCGACTACGACATGCCCGACCAGAACGGTATCGAATTCCTCGAAACCGTCCGTGAGACGGCCCCCGACCTACCGTTCATACTGTTCACCGGCAAAGGTTCGGAAGAAGTCGCCGGTGATGCCATCTCCGCCGGCGTCACTGACTACCTGCGAAAAGAGCGTGGCACTGACCAGTACACCGTGTTGGCAAACCGGGTGCGAAACGCCGTCGAACGATACCGTGCCGAACACGCCCGCGAGCGTCAGCGCAAAGCCAGCGAAACCACGCAGGAAGGCATCAGCATCCTCGACGAGGACGGCGATTTCATCTACGTCAATCAGGCGTACGCGGAGCTCTATGGCTATGACCCCGAAGAGCTACTCGGCGAACACTGGGAACTGATCTACCCCGACGACGAGGTAGAATTCGGACGGACCGAAATCTTGCCGACGGTCGCACAAGAGGGGGTCTGGAGCGGTGAAACAAACGGCCGCCGAGCCGACGGCACCACCTTTCCCGAAGACCACCGTGTCGTACAGACGGACTCGGGTGAGTTGATCTGCTCGGTACGGGACCTCTCTGCGGAGCAAGCGCTGCGGATCGAGCGCACCCGATTCGGGACGCTCGTGGAGACGCTCAGCGACCCCGTCTACGTTCTCGACGAGACGGGACGGTTCGAGTACGTGAACGACGCGCTCGTCGAGATGGTTGGCTACGACCGCGGGACGATTCTCGGGGAGACGCCGGCACTGATCAAATCGGACCAGGCGATCGAGCGGGCAGAGACTCACCTCGGGCGGCTCCTCTCTTCTGACGGGCCCGACACCGTGCAGTTCACGATCGAGATCCAGCCCGAGGATGGGCCGCCGATTCCCTGCGAGGACCACATGGGTATCTTGCCCTACAGAGGGGACTGCTTCGAGGGTTCGGTCGGGATTTTGCGGGACATCACCGAACGAGAAGAGCGCGAACGGGAACTGAAACAGCGGAACCAACGCCTCGACGAGTTCGCCAGCGTCGTCTCCCACGACCTCCGGAACCCGCTCAACGTGGCCGTGGGCGGCATCGATCTCGCACGGTCGGAGTGGGACAGCGAGCACTTAGAGCGCGCCGAGCGTGCTCTGGATCGAATGGAGGCCCTGATCGAAGACCTCCTGACGCTGGCCCGCGGGGACGAGACGGTAACTGAACTCGAACCGGTCGATCTCGCGGAGATAACCGAGCAGTGTTGGGCGAACGTCGAGACGATGGACGCCACGCTCGTCGCCGACAGTGACTGCAGAATCTACGCCGACGCGAATCGGCTGAAGCAGATGGGTGAAAACCTCGTCCACAATGCGATCGAACACGGCGGCGACGACGTGACCGTGACTGTCGGTGAGTTTGACGGGGGGTTCTACATCGAAGACGACGGTCCGGGAATCCCCGAGGACGAACACGACGACGTGTTCGCTGTGGGGTACTCGACGAGCGACGGGGGGACGGGATTCGGGCTGAGCATCGTCGAGCGGATTGTCGAGGCCCACAATTGGGAGCTCTGCATCACAGACGGCTCCGACGGGGGCGCACGATTCGAGGTCACCGGCGTCGAGTTCGTTTCCGAGTAG
- a CDS encoding SLC13 family permease has product MGWSHGQLLQVGVSTDILVVLGVVLLALVLFVSEALTVDVTAIVILLVLTLLEPWTTISPAEAISGFANEATITVLAMLILSSGVSRTGLVQRLGRRMANFAGTNLRRQLLTTVGISSSFSGFLNNTPVVALLVPVVTDVANRGDTSPSKLLIPLSYASQLGGTLTLIGTSTNILASNVSARLSSRYPELHAFSMFEFTGLGLLVVLVGGAYLVFVGHRLLPARVPPQADYLAEYDVGEYVTELAVGPDSQFVGESVESVTAALGPDIDIVELVRDREETVAPRQEKRLDEGDVLVVRTNREVVRQGPELAGFDVVSGTGTAALDSGDTGTLVELVVSMDSRLIGEPLDPEQFRADYGAAVLGLRSWSEGVVNRIVGRRLRVGDTLLVDVPEEGIDRLSRDPDVIVAREPSEPNYRTEKAPVSVAIMVGVVGLAALEVLPLLITALGGVVAMVVGGVLEPNELYDAVEWDIIFLLAGVIPLGVALERTGGATFLADQVVAIGGALPVVVVLWLFYIATGLVTEVISNNASVVLLIPVAAASASRIGANPFAFVLAVTFAASTAFLGPIGYQTNLFVYGPGGYRFGDYFRIGAPLQLLLSLVTVGGIAFFWGV; this is encoded by the coding sequence ATGGGCTGGTCCCACGGACAGTTGCTGCAAGTGGGCGTCTCCACAGACATCCTGGTGGTCCTCGGGGTGGTACTGCTGGCTCTCGTCCTGTTCGTCTCCGAGGCGCTGACCGTCGACGTAACGGCCATCGTCATACTGCTCGTCTTGACGCTACTGGAGCCGTGGACGACCATCTCCCCAGCGGAAGCGATTTCCGGGTTCGCCAACGAGGCGACTATCACCGTCCTCGCGATGCTCATCCTGAGTTCGGGTGTCAGCCGGACCGGGCTGGTCCAGCGACTGGGGCGTCGGATGGCCAACTTCGCCGGGACGAACCTCCGTCGACAACTGCTCACGACCGTCGGTATCTCCAGTTCGTTCTCCGGCTTCCTCAACAACACGCCAGTGGTCGCCTTGCTCGTGCCGGTCGTTACCGACGTGGCCAATCGTGGCGACACCTCGCCGTCGAAGCTGCTCATCCCGCTATCGTATGCGTCCCAGCTCGGGGGGACGTTGACACTCATCGGCACTTCGACGAATATCCTCGCCAGCAACGTCAGCGCGAGACTGTCTAGTCGGTATCCGGAGCTACACGCCTTCTCGATGTTCGAGTTCACTGGACTCGGCTTGCTAGTTGTCTTGGTCGGCGGGGCCTACCTGGTCTTCGTGGGGCACCGGTTACTGCCGGCGCGAGTTCCCCCACAGGCCGATTATCTCGCGGAGTACGACGTCGGGGAATACGTCACAGAGCTCGCTGTCGGCCCCGACTCGCAGTTTGTCGGGGAGTCGGTCGAATCGGTGACCGCGGCACTGGGACCCGACATCGACATCGTGGAGCTGGTCCGTGACCGGGAGGAGACCGTCGCGCCAAGACAAGAGAAACGACTCGACGAGGGCGACGTACTCGTCGTGCGAACCAATCGGGAAGTCGTCAGGCAGGGCCCAGAGCTGGCGGGATTTGACGTGGTCAGTGGGACTGGTACGGCGGCGCTCGACTCGGGCGACACCGGGACACTGGTCGAACTAGTCGTCTCCATGGATTCGCGACTTATCGGCGAGCCCCTCGACCCGGAACAGTTCCGAGCGGATTACGGGGCGGCCGTACTCGGCCTTCGGAGCTGGAGTGAAGGGGTCGTCAACCGAATCGTCGGCCGTCGCCTCCGCGTCGGTGATACGCTCCTGGTCGATGTGCCGGAAGAGGGTATCGACCGACTCAGCCGCGACCCCGACGTCATCGTCGCCCGCGAACCGAGCGAGCCGAACTACCGGACGGAGAAAGCGCCCGTCTCGGTCGCCATCATGGTCGGCGTGGTAGGCCTCGCCGCGCTCGAAGTACTGCCGCTCCTGATAACGGCGTTGGGCGGCGTCGTAGCGATGGTAGTGGGTGGCGTGCTCGAACCGAACGAGCTGTACGACGCTGTCGAGTGGGATATCATCTTCCTGCTGGCCGGCGTGATTCCGCTCGGAGTGGCGCTCGAACGCACCGGTGGTGCGACCTTCCTGGCCGATCAGGTCGTCGCCATCGGCGGGGCGCTGCCAGTCGTCGTCGTCCTCTGGCTGTTCTACATCGCCACGGGACTCGTTACGGAGGTCATCAGCAACAACGCCAGTGTCGTCCTGCTCATCCCGGTGGCGGCAGCCTCCGCGTCCCGAATCGGAGCCAACCCCTTCGCGTTCGTGCTGGCAGTCACCTTCGCCGCGAGTACGGCCTTTCTCGGGCCCATCGGCTACCAGACGAACCTCTTTGTCTACGGCCCAGGGGGATATCGCTTCGGCGACTACTTCCGCATCGGTGCACCACTGCAACTGCTTCTCTCACTGGTGACAGTCGGCGGCATCGCGTTCTTCTGGGGGGTGTGA
- a CDS encoding RDD family protein gives MEKHPESTLEKRAGLGKRFVARILDWLLISTPFTIIYALVQAVLQGSDTAWVAVAYLFFGLSFRVVYCLYHTIMEATYGYTLGKLALGIVVAGKDGAEIGWGQSIARNLLRFLGVWVFPFSAILAVILIAVSDDKQRLGDMVGSTVVVKQA, from the coding sequence ATGGAAAAACATCCAGAGTCCACCCTCGAAAAGAGGGCCGGACTCGGCAAACGATTCGTCGCCCGCATTCTAGACTGGTTGCTTATCAGTACCCCGTTCACAATCATCTACGCTCTCGTCCAAGCTGTCTTACAGGGGTCTGACACCGCCTGGGTGGCGGTGGCGTACCTCTTCTTCGGCCTCAGCTTCCGGGTCGTCTACTGCCTCTATCACACAATCATGGAGGCGACGTACGGCTACACGCTGGGGAAACTGGCGTTAGGGATAGTCGTTGCCGGCAAGGACGGAGCCGAGATCGGCTGGGGCCAATCAATCGCTCGGAACCTGTTGCGGTTCCTCGGCGTTTGGGTCTTTCCGTTTTCAGCGATACTCGCGGTGATCCTCATCGCTGTGAGCGACGACAAACAGCGGCTCGGCGACATGGTCGGCAGCACCGTCGTCGTCAAGCAGGCCTGA
- a CDS encoding PAS domain-containing protein yields the protein MASSSLTDALRETLALFEEAGVPRTTTEVADRLDLGRRSTYERLERLVDEGRLDTKIVGGNGRVWWRPPEDRDFAGPGWEGVAESLIDDVLDNADVGVFVLDPEFEVVWINEATERYFGVERERMVGRDTRTLVDECIAPVVEDSATFVDVVLSAYDDNTQTDRFECHVTPDDGSAERWLEHRSKPIESGAYAGGRIELYYDVTDRQREESAHRTDHKQFESLVDAVEEYAIFLLDPDGHVQTWNPGAAHIKGYDAEAIVGEHVSTFYTEADRTAGVPADNLAKAAEDGRTEDEGWRMCADGSRFWANVTTSAIRDDDGTLDGYVNVTRDMTGRREQERQLRRERDLTDRIVDTSPVGIMVLDSDGNHVRINERAKDVLGIPDSQTESYSPGDRTVYDADGALVSPDEHPAAWTLETGDPVFDWEAKVERPDGGHRWLSVNAAPVFDTNGDIERVITTGEDITRLKSQAQRLERQRDDLESELETIFERVDDGFFALNDDLRFTYANDHAVEFLERSPAELQGTYLWDALEKGPKAARALEEALETQQSTSFEAFYEHIGTWFEHHVYPSEEGLSVYFRDVTGRKERERRLEEYKTIVETVTDGVYAVDENYRFTVVNEGYTELVGYDRGELLGSHITTVVDEETLAVGEQRRKALIEGDDDTGSVELEIETAAGDRLTVESRYAVLPSRAEFEGTAGVVRDVTERKKRERQLEEYRRHFQTLIDNFPAGAVALVDQQLRYTTFAGTPEGGTDVTRADLEGALARDVLPPQIADIVIPRYEAALAGQRSEFEATIDGRSYQFHFVPVRDDDGDIFAATAMSQDITELKTRERELETRVRQQEVVTDLGQRALENRDLDALMTEAAELVAETLDNDYCKLLELDAGSEELLLRQGVGWDDGIVGEATVSVVEGDSQAAYTLASETPVRVEDLDTEPRFSGPDLLTSHDIRSGISTLIGPYDYPWGILGTHDTEPARFSDHDVNFVQSVANILASAIESHGHERELVQQRAELAALNNVNQVVQGIADAVIDQSTRDEIETTVCERFAAADSYSFAWIGDIDAATETVDLRTEAGVEGYLDDITITIDPDDARSKNPTGRAFYTGEVQTSQELSPDESSDRCHSAAAACDFRSSAAIPIVHESTTYGVLNVYAERPNAFEGRERDVVVQLGEIVGHAIAALERKRALLSDEVVELQFQIQNVFESLGIDGSETDPIYLEQTVPIADDDYIFFGRTTPGGIDTVEAMVEAIPFYESVTFRDHGDETLFELRVSEPPVLSTIASLGGSVPEAVIEDGDYHLTVHLSPSGDVREVIEKMHEVYPDVNLLKRRQRSIHDQDEPTVPELMTELTPRQRSALETAFHTGFFEWPRDTSGEGVASILDVAPPTFHQHLRKAERKVFESVLSSTTSACTARDER from the coding sequence ATGGCCAGTAGCTCGTTAACCGATGCGCTTCGGGAAACACTCGCCCTCTTCGAGGAAGCCGGAGTCCCACGGACGACGACCGAGGTAGCGGACCGCCTCGACCTTGGCCGACGAAGCACGTACGAACGATTGGAGCGTCTTGTCGACGAAGGCCGACTCGATACGAAGATAGTAGGTGGGAACGGGCGCGTGTGGTGGCGACCGCCCGAGGACCGCGACTTCGCCGGGCCCGGATGGGAGGGAGTAGCCGAGTCCCTGATCGACGACGTACTCGACAACGCCGACGTCGGGGTGTTCGTCCTCGACCCGGAGTTCGAGGTGGTCTGGATCAACGAGGCCACCGAGCGGTACTTCGGCGTCGAACGAGAGCGGATGGTGGGTCGGGACACGCGGACACTCGTCGACGAGTGCATCGCGCCAGTCGTCGAAGACTCGGCGACGTTTGTCGACGTCGTCCTGTCGGCGTACGATGACAACACGCAGACCGACCGATTCGAGTGTCATGTCACTCCTGACGACGGGAGCGCGGAGCGATGGCTCGAACACCGGAGTAAGCCCATCGAATCGGGCGCGTACGCCGGCGGGCGGATCGAACTCTACTACGACGTGACCGACCGACAGCGGGAGGAGAGCGCCCACCGGACCGACCACAAACAGTTCGAGTCCCTCGTCGACGCGGTCGAGGAGTACGCCATCTTCCTGCTCGACCCCGACGGCCACGTTCAGACGTGGAATCCCGGCGCGGCGCATATCAAGGGCTACGACGCCGAGGCCATCGTCGGGGAGCACGTCTCGACGTTTTACACCGAAGCGGACCGCACTGCGGGCGTCCCGGCTGACAACTTGGCGAAAGCAGCCGAAGATGGGCGGACCGAAGACGAGGGATGGCGTATGTGCGCCGACGGGTCTCGGTTCTGGGCGAACGTCACTACCTCGGCGATCCGAGATGATGACGGGACCCTCGATGGATACGTGAATGTCACCCGCGACATGACTGGCCGCCGCGAACAGGAGCGACAGCTGCGACGCGAGCGAGACCTCACCGACCGGATTGTCGATACGAGTCCCGTGGGCATCATGGTCCTCGACAGCGACGGAAATCACGTCCGGATAAACGAACGTGCGAAGGACGTCCTCGGAATCCCGGACAGTCAAACCGAGTCCTATTCACCAGGCGATCGGACGGTATACGACGCGGATGGGGCCCTCGTTTCACCCGACGAGCACCCTGCCGCTTGGACGTTAGAGACTGGTGACCCCGTCTTCGATTGGGAAGCCAAGGTCGAACGCCCCGACGGCGGGCATCGGTGGCTGTCCGTGAACGCGGCACCAGTGTTCGATACCAACGGGGATATCGAACGCGTAATCACCACTGGCGAGGACATCACACGGCTGAAATCACAGGCCCAGCGTCTCGAACGCCAGCGCGACGACCTCGAGAGCGAACTCGAAACCATCTTCGAGCGCGTCGACGACGGGTTCTTCGCGCTCAACGACGACCTCCGGTTCACGTACGCCAACGATCACGCGGTCGAGTTCCTGGAGCGGTCGCCCGCCGAACTTCAGGGGACGTACCTCTGGGACGCGCTGGAAAAGGGGCCGAAAGCGGCGAGGGCACTCGAGGAAGCGCTCGAGACCCAGCAGTCCACCTCGTTCGAGGCGTTCTACGAACACATCGGGACGTGGTTCGAACATCACGTGTATCCCTCCGAGGAGGGTCTATCGGTCTATTTCCGCGATGTGACCGGACGCAAGGAGCGGGAACGCCGACTCGAAGAGTACAAGACGATCGTCGAGACGGTGACCGACGGCGTCTACGCGGTCGACGAGAACTACCGGTTCACGGTAGTCAACGAGGGGTACACGGAGCTGGTCGGCTACGACCGCGGGGAACTGCTCGGCAGTCACATCACTACCGTGGTCGACGAAGAGACGCTCGCAGTCGGAGAGCAGCGCCGCAAAGCACTCATCGAGGGCGATGACGACACCGGAAGCGTCGAACTCGAAATCGAGACGGCGGCCGGTGACCGGCTCACCGTTGAGAGCCGCTATGCAGTACTCCCGTCCCGTGCCGAGTTCGAGGGAACCGCCGGTGTCGTCCGAGACGTGACCGAACGGAAGAAACGTGAGCGGCAACTCGAGGAATACAGGCGCCACTTCCAGACACTTATCGATAATTTCCCTGCTGGGGCCGTCGCCCTTGTCGACCAGCAACTCCGGTACACTACGTTCGCGGGCACGCCAGAGGGAGGGACAGACGTGACGAGAGCGGATCTGGAGGGGGCGCTCGCCCGTGACGTCCTGCCGCCCCAGATCGCAGATATCGTCATCCCACGGTATGAGGCGGCCCTTGCGGGTCAGCGTTCCGAGTTTGAGGCCACAATCGACGGCAGGAGCTACCAGTTCCACTTCGTTCCCGTACGCGACGACGACGGCGATATCTTTGCCGCGACGGCGATGTCACAGGACATCACGGAGTTGAAAACGCGCGAACGGGAACTCGAGACCCGTGTCCGGCAACAGGAAGTCGTAACCGACCTGGGGCAGCGCGCTCTGGAGAATCGAGACCTCGACGCGCTGATGACCGAGGCGGCCGAACTCGTCGCGGAAACACTCGATAACGACTACTGTAAGCTTCTGGAACTGGACGCTGGCTCAGAGGAACTGCTGCTCCGCCAGGGCGTTGGCTGGGACGACGGCATCGTCGGCGAGGCGACCGTCTCGGTCGTCGAGGGCGACTCGCAGGCGGCGTACACTCTGGCGTCTGAGACACCTGTCAGGGTCGAGGACCTCGACACGGAACCGCGGTTCAGCGGCCCGGACCTGCTCACGAGCCACGACATCCGAAGCGGGATTAGCACGCTCATTGGCCCCTACGACTACCCGTGGGGTATTCTGGGGACCCACGACACCGAGCCTGCGCGATTCTCCGATCACGACGTCAACTTCGTCCAGTCAGTCGCCAACATCCTCGCGAGCGCTATCGAGAGCCACGGTCACGAACGGGAACTGGTTCAGCAGCGTGCGGAACTCGCCGCACTGAACAACGTCAACCAGGTCGTCCAGGGGATCGCCGACGCGGTCATCGACCAGTCGACCCGCGATGAGATCGAAACGACCGTCTGCGAGCGCTTCGCGGCCGCCGATTCGTACTCGTTCGCCTGGATCGGCGACATCGATGCCGCCACGGAGACCGTCGATCTCCGGACGGAGGCGGGCGTCGAGGGGTACCTCGACGACATCACTATCACCATCGACCCGGACGATGCACGGAGCAAGAACCCGACGGGACGGGCCTTCTACACTGGCGAAGTGCAGACGTCGCAGGAACTCTCACCCGACGAGAGCTCCGACCGCTGCCACAGCGCTGCTGCAGCGTGTGACTTCCGGTCGTCGGCCGCGATCCCGATCGTCCACGAGAGCACTACCTATGGGGTGTTGAACGTATACGCCGAGCGCCCGAACGCGTTCGAAGGACGCGAACGCGACGTGGTCGTGCAACTCGGTGAAATCGTCGGTCACGCGATCGCCGCCCTCGAACGGAAACGCGCCCTGTTGAGCGACGAAGTCGTCGAACTGCAGTTCCAGATCCAGAACGTCTTCGAGTCGCTGGGCATCGACGGTTCGGAGACGGACCCCATCTACCTCGAACAGACGGTTCCGATCGCCGACGACGACTACATTTTCTTCGGGCGGACGACGCCGGGCGGTATCGATACCGTGGAGGCGATGGTCGAGGCGATTCCGTTCTACGAAAGCGTCACCTTCCGTGACCACGGTGACGAGACCTTGTTCGAACTTCGGGTCTCCGAACCGCCAGTCCTGTCCACCATCGCCTCCCTGGGCGGTTCCGTTCCCGAGGCTGTCATCGAAGACGGTGACTATCACCTGACGGTCCATCTCTCCCCGAGCGGGGACGTTCGGGAGGTAATCGAGAAGATGCACGAGGTATATCCAGATGTGAACCTTCTGAAGCGCCGCCAGCGATCGATCCACGACCAGGACGAACCCACGGTTCCCGAACTGATGACTGAGCTCACGCCACGGCAGCGTTCTGCGCTGGAAACTGCCTTTCACACCGGATTTTTCGAGTGGCCTCGCGATACCTCGGGCGAAGGAGTCGCATCGATACTCGACGTTGCACCGCCGACGTTCCACCAGCATCTCCGGAAGGCCGAACGGAAGGTGTTCGAATCGGTGCTCTCGTCCACGACGTCGGCCTGCACGGCTCGGGACGAGCGATGA
- a CDS encoding NAD(P)H-binding protein: protein MDSGDVDTVFLAGASGDTGQNVLRLLAPRDVRVRALTRSPAKRARLQRVGADEVVVDDLLDPDDLDSAVDGADVVISTVGSAPTDVLSGGPYVDGVGAQNLLDAALTADVDAFAMESAIGVGPEDASVLATVFDMVIGPIQRAKAATEAALREAPLRHTILRPGILTNGPRTDDVTVAEPGAKLWGAVSRADVARLLIAAPVTDAAADRTFEVVSKPAFRDRRLHIDWQLPG, encoded by the coding sequence ATGGATTCCGGTGACGTAGACACAGTGTTTCTCGCGGGAGCAAGTGGTGACACGGGACAGAACGTGCTACGATTGCTCGCCCCCCGGGACGTGCGCGTCCGCGCGCTGACTCGCTCGCCGGCGAAGCGAGCCCGACTGCAGCGAGTTGGGGCGGACGAGGTCGTGGTCGACGACTTGCTCGACCCCGACGACCTGGACAGCGCCGTCGACGGCGCTGACGTGGTTATCAGCACTGTCGGGTCGGCACCGACGGACGTCCTCTCCGGCGGTCCGTACGTCGACGGGGTCGGCGCGCAGAACCTCCTCGATGCCGCACTCACGGCTGACGTCGACGCCTTCGCTATGGAATCGGCCATCGGCGTCGGTCCCGAGGACGCGAGCGTGCTTGCGACGGTCTTCGACATGGTTATCGGTCCGATCCAGCGAGCCAAAGCAGCCACCGAAGCAGCGCTCAGAGAGGCTCCGCTGCGACACACGATTCTCAGGCCAGGGATACTCACGAACGGCCCTCGGACCGACGACGTGACCGTCGCCGAACCCGGGGCGAAACTATGGGGAGCTGTCTCACGGGCCGATGTCGCCCGCCTCCTGATCGCCGCCCCAGTCACCGACGCTGCTGCCGACCGGACCTTCGAGGTCGTCTCGAAACCGGCCTTTCGCGACCGGAGGCTCCATATCGACTGGCAACTGCCGGGCTAA
- a CDS encoding AzlD domain-containing protein: protein MATSYSGPVIWGLIFVIGVLTFLIRMSFIGLFGYLDEIPPQIQRGLRFVPAAVLAALVVPSFVTLEPGTGGVAVDKLAAGIVAAGVAWRTENVLTTIGAGMTTLWVVRFVLLPAV from the coding sequence ATGGCGACTAGTTACTCCGGACCCGTTATCTGGGGCCTCATCTTTGTAATCGGCGTTCTGACGTTCCTCATCAGGATGTCGTTCATCGGTCTCTTCGGGTATCTCGACGAGATTCCGCCACAGATACAACGCGGACTCCGATTCGTTCCGGCCGCTGTTCTAGCCGCGCTCGTGGTTCCCTCGTTTGTCACGCTCGAGCCGGGGACTGGCGGCGTCGCTGTGGATAAACTCGCTGCTGGTATCGTCGCTGCAGGCGTTGCCTGGCGGACGGAGAACGTTCTCACGACGATCGGGGCCGGAATGACGACCCTGTGGGTCGTCCGATTCGTCCTGCTGCCGGCTGTCTAA
- a CDS encoding AzlC family ABC transporter permease yields MDRSEFRQGVRDVVPLLLGIIPFGFIAGIATVNAGLGLPEAVGLSTIVFAGAAQLAALDLIGRDAPLAIIVVTALVINLRMLMYSASIAPHFQRLSSRTKAAVAYLLTDQAYALAIARYRTDDSARSVAYYFGVAATLWVVWQLTTIAGVVLGTSVPESLGLEFAVPLVFLALLVPAMEDGPTTIAGILGGTVAVVTAGLPLNLGLLVGASVGVLAGLLTETATEGSSNGD; encoded by the coding sequence ATGGACCGTTCTGAGTTCCGGCAGGGTGTCAGAGATGTCGTCCCACTTCTGCTTGGAATCATCCCCTTTGGTTTCATCGCCGGCATCGCCACCGTGAACGCGGGCCTCGGGCTCCCGGAGGCAGTGGGACTGTCTACTATCGTGTTCGCCGGGGCTGCCCAGCTCGCTGCACTGGATCTCATCGGTCGGGATGCGCCACTTGCGATCATCGTCGTGACCGCCCTCGTCATCAACCTCCGCATGCTGATGTACTCGGCGTCGATCGCCCCCCATTTCCAGAGGCTGTCGAGCCGAACGAAGGCCGCAGTCGCGTACCTCCTGACGGACCAGGCGTACGCGCTCGCTATCGCCCGCTACCGGACTGATGATTCGGCCCGTTCCGTAGCCTATTATTTCGGTGTTGCAGCGACACTGTGGGTCGTCTGGCAGCTGACGACTATCGCTGGCGTCGTGCTCGGGACGAGCGTTCCCGAATCACTGGGTCTCGAGTTCGCCGTACCGCTGGTCTTTCTGGCTCTGCTGGTTCCAGCGATGGAGGACGGCCCAACAACCATCGCTGGCATACTCGGTGGAACAGTCGCGGTGGTGACTGCTGGACTACCGCTAAATCTGGGCCTGCTCGTCGGTGCGTCAGTCGGTGTTTTGGCCGGTCTTCTCACAGAGACCGCCACGGAGGGTTCCTCGAATGGCGACTAG